Proteins encoded by one window of Mycobacteriales bacterium:
- a CDS encoding ABC transporter permease has product MAAVNFALAGLALGSIAALSGMGLLLTYRWTGVFNLAHGAIATLIAYLVYEAVDVAHWPIGVAAPLMVLGVAPALGVLMDIAIFRRLNRRGASPAESLVATLGVFALFLGLVSVLWGQQTRPAPSLFPVNTWKLGGAFIHVDALIDLGIVLLATASLAYVTARTRLGTEIRAVVDRRDLAELSAVNADRVSALGWAVGAGVAGLTGALIAPILSLNPYNLTLVILEIFAVPVIAQLASIPVAIAAGIGIGLVSSELTQVHLGGTPGAFLAAVKPNLYLLGLLAGLFIITELREVGSQDAGTASRLASRRGATATSRRRSLDFGIGGLLLAAPLVFPQDALRYAQQVPAFAIVFVSIVAIVGYSGQISLGQAGYAGLGALFFAKFSTNTPELVALLFGVVAAGIVGFLTGYPAIRRRGLFLALTTFAVGAFVDRFVFNQPYFTNGVLVRRPDAFGIHLVNDRAFYLFEILCLAVALAIVRNLRTGRLGRTLIAMRDSEAGARSVGINLRVLKIFIFTVSAALAGLGGALLVQTQGAFDSTQFQPIEGLLWFLTVVVFGADSAAWAVIAAALVVTINALTHNADAYAVPIGLLALLLAGVPGGVSEIWRRIVESVGVPESWLRHYAAQRPPMPAAVALSERGRAALARVRR; this is encoded by the coding sequence GTGGCCGCAGTCAACTTCGCACTGGCCGGGCTGGCGCTCGGGAGCATCGCCGCGCTGTCCGGCATGGGGCTGCTGCTGACCTACCGCTGGACTGGCGTGTTCAACCTCGCGCACGGAGCGATCGCCACTCTGATCGCCTACCTCGTGTACGAGGCCGTCGACGTCGCCCACTGGCCAATCGGGGTCGCTGCACCGCTCATGGTGCTCGGGGTGGCGCCCGCCCTGGGCGTCCTGATGGACATCGCGATCTTCCGTCGGCTCAACCGGCGCGGGGCGTCCCCGGCCGAGTCGCTCGTGGCGACGCTCGGCGTATTCGCCCTCTTCCTGGGGCTGGTTTCAGTGCTCTGGGGCCAGCAGACGCGCCCGGCCCCGTCGCTGTTCCCGGTCAACACCTGGAAACTCGGCGGGGCGTTCATCCACGTCGACGCGCTCATCGACCTGGGGATCGTGCTACTCGCCACCGCCTCGCTCGCCTACGTGACCGCGCGGACCCGATTGGGCACGGAGATCCGGGCGGTCGTGGACCGACGGGACCTCGCCGAGCTCTCGGCAGTCAACGCAGACCGGGTCTCCGCTCTTGGCTGGGCGGTGGGCGCCGGCGTCGCGGGACTCACCGGGGCACTGATCGCACCGATCCTGTCGCTGAACCCCTACAACCTGACCCTGGTCATCCTGGAGATCTTCGCGGTACCGGTGATCGCTCAGCTCGCCAGCATCCCGGTCGCGATCGCAGCCGGGATCGGGATCGGCCTCGTCTCGAGCGAGCTCACGCAGGTTCACCTCGGTGGCACTCCGGGCGCCTTCCTCGCGGCGGTCAAACCGAACCTCTACCTGCTCGGCTTGCTGGCGGGTCTGTTCATCATCACCGAGCTGCGGGAGGTGGGCAGCCAGGATGCCGGAACCGCGTCACGGCTGGCCAGCCGGCGTGGGGCGACCGCTACCTCGCGGCGCCGCTCGCTCGACTTCGGGATCGGCGGCCTGCTTCTCGCCGCGCCCCTGGTCTTCCCGCAGGACGCCTTGCGCTACGCCCAGCAGGTGCCCGCCTTCGCCATCGTCTTCGTCTCGATCGTGGCGATCGTCGGTTATTCCGGCCAGATCTCCCTGGGGCAGGCGGGATACGCCGGTCTGGGTGCGCTCTTCTTCGCGAAATTCTCGACGAACACGCCGGAGTTGGTCGCGCTGCTCTTCGGGGTGGTAGCGGCCGGCATCGTGGGCTTCCTGACCGGCTATCCGGCCATCCGCCGCCGCGGCCTCTTCCTCGCGCTGACGACCTTCGCCGTCGGCGCTTTCGTCGACCGCTTCGTGTTCAATCAGCCCTACTTCACCAATGGGGTCCTGGTTCGACGCCCGGATGCGTTCGGCATCCACCTGGTCAACGATCGTGCGTTCTACCTCTTCGAAATCCTCTGTCTCGCCGTCGCCCTGGCCATCGTCCGAAATCTCCGTACCGGACGCCTGGGCCGCACACTGATCGCTATGCGGGACAGCGAAGCCGGGGCGCGCTCGGTAGGCATCAACCTCAGGGTTTTGAAGATCTTCATCTTCACCGTGAGTGCCGCGCTCGCCGGTCTGGGCGGTGCGCTGCTCGTTCAGACGCAGGGGGCGTTCGACAGCACCCAATTCCAGCCGATCGAGGGACTGCTCTGGTTCCTTACCGTCGTGGTGTTCGGCGCCGACAGTGCGGCGTGGGCGGTGATCGCGGCCGCCCTCGTTGTGACGATCAACGCGCTAACCCACAACGCCGATGCGTACGCGGTGCCGATCGGGCTCCTCGCCCTGCTTCTCGCCGGCGTCCCGGGCGGCGTCTCCGAGATCTGGCGTCGGATCGTGGAATCGGTCGGGGTGCCCGAGTCGTGGTTGCGCCACTACGCCGCCCAGCGTCCCCCGATGCCGGCCGCCGTGGCCCTGTCCGAGCGCGGACGCGCCGCACTCGCCAGGGTCCGCCGATGA